DNA from Denticeps clupeoides chromosome 7, fDenClu1.1, whole genome shotgun sequence:
CGCTTGAAGGTAGAGCAGGCAGCGACAAGCTCGGTAACATAAAAACCTCTAGGCCTTCAACTTCTGAACATAATTGCGTTTTTGGGCTTTTGCAGGTCAGCAATCTGAAGAAGATTCTTCAGAGTATGCTAGAGTATTATCACGATGTGAGTAAGACGTGGAGGTTTGAGGTTTAACATGGCGCGCATGTCCATCTGTAATagagtggggttttttttttttttttcctacaggTGCTGGGCCACCAGGTCTCCGATGAGCACCTGCCGGATGTCGGCCTGATCGGGGAGATGGGGGACGTGACTGAGCTGGGAAAGCTGCTGCAGCTGGTCCTGGGCTGTGCAGTCAGCTGTGAGAAGAAGCAGGGTGAGCCGGGATACCCCGTCCACACCATAAATCTTCCCTCTAAAACAGGGTGCATCCACACGGGAGAGTTGTATTAAAGGTCGCCTGacatgaacacttttttttttttttttttttgcttttatatttttgaagtaaagtgattgtcacttgtgatacacagcagcacagaacacggtgcacacagtgaaatttgtcctctgcatttaaccatcacccttggtgagcagtgggcagccatgacaggcgcctggggagcagtgtgtggggacggtggtttgctcagtggcaccttggatcgggattcgaaccggcaaccttctgattaggaggccgcttccttaaacgctaggccaccactgccccccccccccccccccccccccccccttttttttttttttttttttaatatatatatttttacatttattttagaattcatttattcacctaattctgtatctgaagtctcttggtgcagaattacagccactttggtcCAGTCCCGCAATGAGATTctccaggacgcgccgtttcaccgtctgtagctttaaatgctaatgaggagttgaggggcaggacgaggaggagagcggccaatagaagttgagcgggcattcgtgagaatgacatcatcaaaaccatccaccaaccacaatgtttggtacagacaggaatTCGTGTCGCCGTtttgataaataaaatgaacccgccggttcttcagagtctcgcattCTCTGgccggaaaaagcatgagaaacggagggtaacctttccccttatgacatcataaggggacaaattccatatccgaccgtctgagctgctgctctctgaacggtgaagaaGAACAACCAAAACTCTCTTTACATCTATCAGCATTTCTACTtgctgcaggaccatagacatgctcgaggaactcgtattaatgttaaatcatcacagtcacattttcatgtcaggtgACCTCTTTATTTCTAAAGATGTGTTTTGATGCTATATCAACATAGTTTTGGAGTCATTTGATTGACAGAATAAGATTTTGAATATTAAGTAATATTTGACACGTTCTTAGTACATGCCCTTGGACATGAGCGCGAGTATAGAAAAGCCAGTCTGGGGTGAGGGGTGAGTCTGGTTTATTTTGTCTTCAGAGCACATTCAGCAGATCATGACGCTGGAGGAGTCTGTGCAGCACGTCGTTATGACCGCCATTCAGGAGGTCAGTGAGTAGCTAGACCCTCCAACCTAAAACCGCCACCACAAACCAATGTCATTTTCTGAATAAATCACTTATACATCATCTTGTTGTAAAACGTGCTGCAGCATGTGACGTGTAACGTCCTGAGTCTGTCCTCAGCTCCTCACCAAAGAGCCGGTTGTGGAGTCGGCCAGCCCAGACACCTACGGGGACTTTGACCACCAGGTGAGCTCCGCGCTCTCACTTCATATCACTTTTCATGCGACACATTTTTCCCCCTTTGTCGGAACCTGTTCTCACGCTAATGCTGAATTGTCTCTTGTCTCCGCCCCCAGTCCAGGAAGTACTATTTCCTCAGCGAGGAGGTTGAGGAGAGGGAGGATCTGTCGCAGCGCTGCCGCGAGCAGGAGCGTCAGGTGAGCGGTGGGGGCGTCAGGGGCTTCGGGAAAAATGCCGTGCGGCCTTCTAACAGCGGTGTGTGATCCTAAAGTCAGATGTGAAGTTGGTGTGTGTTCGCCATTGGCTCCCGACGGGTAAGTGGACGTTGAAGATGTACTAACTCGCCAGCGTAACAGCCCGAAGCTCGGCAGATACTCGTCACGCATCATTTTACCGCTTCCGTACACACTGAGGATGGCGTTCCTTCCCGCCCTTTACATCAATTTAACGAACACGGGCTTCTCCCGGCAGACCGAAACGAGGCCTTCTTCACTCCAGTTTCCAAATTGTTGAAATCTGGGGGGAGAGACGCCCTCTGTTGGCAGATCTGCTTCTCCCGGAGCTGCATGCGTTGGACCTGTCTTATTGAGTCTGTCGCATGAATCCCTTCTACTAAAACAGGTCTGCCTGAGGATGTCGTGCATGAGACGTTGTCCCGCATGTCTTCTGACCAGTGGACGGTTTCGCGTCTTTCTTTACGCGTTTTACCCATACTTCCTTGGTTTGTGTTGTGCGCGTGTGTTGGGGTGCCCCTCAGCTGGCTGTGCTTCAGGAGGACAAGTCGGCGCTGCAGGCAGAACTCCAGGCCCTGAAGGAGCGGCTGAGCTGCGCCGACGCGCAGGACGCCTCCACCGCCGTCACCGgcaagaagctgctgctgctgcagagccagatggagcagctgcaggaggagaactTCAGGTGAAATCATTTCATATGGTAAtgcatattatatttaatatagtCTTGATTTTAGCCTTCGTGTCAATCGgccattttagtttttattagtcttagtcacgtccaggcTCATTTTAGTCttgtcaagtttcagtcgactaaaaatCGGAGcgttttagtcagaattatccatgactacttatttatttatatttagtaatgcagttctatttaacccagtcaatacaGTACCAGTACCAagcagaacagacaaaaacattttctcttagtcaaacccatttcataatgtatttattattattattattattattattactatccCCTTATAGACTCAAATATACCCGTCATCCGTTCCAATGGCCGCATTTCTCCCGGGTTTTTCATTTCCACCCCTTTGTAAATAGTGTATTTCCTTTTCTCCCACCCATCTGAGAACCCACCACGGTGTATACttaacccaccacaagcattctgatgTATGTAACGCACGAACGGgaatgggagacacaggaaacagaaatactgaatacaaataataatgccattaaacgagaggaaatgacatcaacaaaagtagacaattttttttttttttttttttttggtaaaccacatacatttatttatttacttacttactttatttatttttattcataaatattaCATGATCTATTATGttatcacatgaccagcatttacattgtgCCTTGTCTATTTTTCATTACGACAGAAGAATTGAcccaaatcactttgcacaaaatctttgcgctttttactttactgctctctcttttttatggatcttttctttaaacattgtctttcactcatttgcacaccttcaccctaccagttacacatattttatgttaaagatgtaaaagtgtaatatttggttatgtaagcaatatttgcatattggttcattgtttacttgcaacatttgcaatactgtggtctgtagtagtcgcaaaaagcatttcactgcacatcataccgtgtacgactgtgtacgtgacaaataaaatttgaatttgaatttcccATAAACGCAGGTCTGTAGACGTCTACAGCTGGTTTTTGATCTGTTTGTCTGCAGGCTGGAGAGCAGCCGGGACGACGCCCGTCTGCGGTGTGAGGTTCTGGAGCGCGAGGTTTTCGAGCTGCAGCACCGGAACGAGGACCTCACCAGCCTGGCCCAGGAGGCGCAGACTCTGAAGGACGAGATGGACATCCTGAGGTAAACTCCTCGCGGCCGGCGTGGAGATCCGGGGGGGGCGCCGCCTCACCCGCCTCGTTCTCGCCCAGGCACTCGTCAGACCGCGTGAGTCGCCTGGAAGCGATGGTGGACACGTACAAGCGGAAGCTGGAGGACCTGGGCGACCTGCGGCGGCAGGTGCGTCTCCTGGAGGAGCGCAACAATGTCTACATGCAGCGCACCTgcgagctggaggaggagctgcgcCGAGCCAACGCCATACGGGGCCAGCTGGACACCTACAAGAGACAGGTGAGTAGGAGGGGCGTCTTCTCTACGTCTCTTATACTCATCCTGTGTGCTAGAGGggtagcggcctagtgggtaacacactcgtctatgaaccagaagatccaggttcaaaccccacttactaccatcgtgtccctgagaaagacaccgattgtctccagggggagtgtccctgtagctactgattgtaagtcgctctggataaggacgtctggtaaatgatgtaaatgtcccGTCTAACTCCAGGTTCACGAGCTTCACACCAAACACTCATCTGAAGCCCTCAAAGCAGAAAAATGGCAGTTTGAGTACAAGAACCTCCACGACAAGTACGACGCCCTGCTGAAAGAGAAGGAGGTGAGGTTCTCTCCAGTTTAGAACCTTTTACTGACTGAATTCACACAGTGTACCTCCACGTGATGTTTGGACCGATCATCATGTTttctctaaaaaaaagaaaaaaaaaaaaatgcattttttaaaatcattttaatttatttaacaaaagcGTTTGCTGTCGGAGAGAGACACGCTGCGGGAGACCAACGAGGAGCTCCGATGTGCACAGGTCCAGCAGAAGTGCCTGAGTCAAGCCAGTAGGTTGAGTTGGGCCCTCACGCGGCGCTGTTACACACCACTTCAGAATTATTTGACACGCAGAAGACTCATTTTAATGATGAGTCTGTTGGCATGATTGactcattctggactatttaagcAAAGgtgttctgatgggggaactggagAACGTGCCGCTGGGACAATCCGGGTGTCTTACTGGTGGTTTGTCGCCCCCTGCAGGTGGACTGTGTGCTGACTCGAGCAGCGTGGGGAACCTGGCGTCTGAGATCATGCCCACCGAGTTCACGTGAGTGCCGAGGTGCATCCTCTGTGGCTGCAGCCCGCGGTACGAGCGAGGAGGTCTGGAGTAgcagcgtctctctctctctctctctctctctcagggagACGGTGGTCCGGCTGCAGAGCGAGAACAAGatgctgtgtgtgcaggaggAGAGCTACAGGCAGCAGCTGTCGGGGCTGCAGAGCCAACTGGAGGAATCCCAGCGCACCAACAACACACTGGAGACCCAGAacaggtggggggggggacgagaAAAACACGTATGGTGGAACATGTCGCCAGCTTGTCCCGGTTTGTCTTTAGAAGACAGGAGCGCATGGCGGTATAACCAGTGTGAACCTTCACCGGTCTCACGATTTCGATTATCGATTTTTCTACAtgacttcacatgatg
Protein-coding regions in this window:
- the hook2 gene encoding protein Hook homolog 2 isoform X1; the encoded protein is MSLNKAELSDPLLSWLQMFEVPSCTSKQDLTSGVAISHVLYKIDPSWFNEAWLGRIKEESGGNWRLKVSNLKKILQSMLEYYHDVLGHQVSDEHLPDVGLIGEMGDVTELGKLLQLVLGCAVSCEKKQEHIQQIMTLEESVQHVVMTAIQELLTKEPVVESASPDTYGDFDHQSRKYYFLSEEVEEREDLSQRCREQERQLAVLQEDKSALQAELQALKERLSCADAQDASTAVTGKKLLLLQSQMEQLQEENFRLESSRDDARLRCEVLEREVFELQHRNEDLTSLAQEAQTLKDEMDILRHSSDRVSRLEAMVDTYKRKLEDLGDLRRQVRLLEERNNVYMQRTCELEEELRRANAIRGQLDTYKRQVHELHTKHSSEALKAEKWQFEYKNLHDKYDALLKEKERLLSERDTLRETNEELRCAQVQQKCLSQASGLCADSSSVGNLASEIMPTEFTETVVRLQSENKMLCVQEESYRQQLSGLQSQLEESQRTNNTLETQNRLNQQQVSDLRSQVEELQKALQEQGSKTEDAISSLLKKKLEEHLEKLHEAHSDLQRKREVIDDLEPGVDSNMAKKIDELQEILRRKDEDMRMMENRYKRYVEKARTVIETLDPKQKPHAVSPEVQALKNQLTEKDRKIQYLQQDFEKSRSRQDQEEKLIISAWYNMGMALHQKVASERSGPSGPAMSFLAQQRQSTQARRGLNPRLQPR
- the hook2 gene encoding protein Hook homolog 2 isoform X2, producing MFEVPSCTSKQDLTSGVAISHVLYKIDPSWFNEAWLGRIKEESGGNWRLKVSNLKKILQSMLEYYHDVLGHQVSDEHLPDVGLIGEMGDVTELGKLLQLVLGCAVSCEKKQEHIQQIMTLEESVQHVVMTAIQELLTKEPVVESASPDTYGDFDHQSRKYYFLSEEVEEREDLSQRCREQERQLAVLQEDKSALQAELQALKERLSCADAQDASTAVTGKKLLLLQSQMEQLQEENFRLESSRDDARLRCEVLEREVFELQHRNEDLTSLAQEAQTLKDEMDILRHSSDRVSRLEAMVDTYKRKLEDLGDLRRQVRLLEERNNVYMQRTCELEEELRRANAIRGQLDTYKRQVHELHTKHSSEALKAEKWQFEYKNLHDKYDALLKEKERLLSERDTLRETNEELRCAQVQQKCLSQASGLCADSSSVGNLASEIMPTEFTETVVRLQSENKMLCVQEESYRQQLSGLQSQLEESQRTNNTLETQNRLNQQQVSDLRSQVEELQKALQEQGSKTEDAISSLLKKKLEEHLEKLHEAHSDLQRKREVIDDLEPGVDSNMAKKIDELQEILRRKDEDMRMMENRYKRYVEKARTVIETLDPKQKPHAVSPEVQALKNQLTEKDRKIQYLQQDFEKSRSRQDQEEKLIISAWYNMGMALHQKVASERSGPSGPAMSFLAQQRQSTQARRGLNPRLQPR